In the Mesorhizobium sp. WSM2240 genome, GAAAAGCCTGAAAAGACGTTCGGCGGGACGTTCGTGGTGAAGCCCAAACCAGAAGACTGACAGGGGGTTCCGACTAGCCAATCTCGGCGGTCCAGATTGGCTAGTCTGTTGGCTAGTCCATTGGCTAGTCGATTACACTAAGACACTCTCATTCACTTCGTTCATTCGAGCATCTTTATCCGGGATGTAAACATCCATTCCGTTCCGGCCTGTTTTCGCAAACAGGCTCGGAGTGCATTTTCCGAACCATGTTCGGGGAAGACAAGTCGCTTCGCTCCTTATCCCCTTCCGGGGAGCCATCCCCCCTGTAGTCCCCCCTTCCGCTGGGACGCATTCTGCACCAAGTCCGGTTTGACCGCTGCTCCCGCGCTTTGTAGGATGGCGGCGCTTAATCGACCTGCATCCCTCCGGTTTGCCTTAGAGTGTCGATAGAGCGGGGCGCACCCGCAAGCAAATCCAACGCTTGCAGGTGCGCATGTTCCACTTCTTCCGCGACCGAAAGACCGGATTGGCAGTGCAATCAATTGCACAAGCCGATGAAGTCCGTTCGCTTGCCGATCCTGCCGAATGGCTGCTGGACCTGTTCGGCGCGACCCCGGCCTTGTCGGGCGTTGCAGTCTCTCCCGCCACCGCCATGCGCTGCACAGCCGTCCGCGCCGCCGTGGAGGCGATCAGCGAGGGCATCGGCGGGCTTCCACTCCACGTCTATGAACGGGAAGGCGATGCCCGCGAACGCGCCCCGGATCATCCGGCCTATGCCGTCCTCCACGATCAGGCGAATGACTGGACGCCCGCGAGCCTGTTTCGAGAGCAAGTCACCCGTGACGCCCTGCTACACGGCAACGGCTTCGCGTTCGTCAATCGGCAGGAAGGTCAGCCCCGTGAGTTGATCCGGCTTCGCCCGGAAGCGGTGACGGTGGAGCTTGACCGCATCACGTCCGAACCCCTCTATCGCCTCAGCGAGGGCTCACAGCAGCGGTTCCTTGATCGGCGGGACGTGCTGCATATCGCTGCCCCTTCAATCGACGGCATAAGCGGGGCAAGCCCGGTGACGCAATGCCGGGAAGCCATCGCGCTCGCCATCGTCATGGAACGCCATGCCGCCCGCCTGTTTGGGCGTGGAGGCCGTCCGTCCGGCCTGCTGAAATTCCCTCAGCGGCTGGGAGCCGAGACGGCGAAGCGGATCAAGCAGTCATGGCAAGCTGCCCATGCTGGCGAGAACTCAGGCGGAACCGCCGTCTTGGAGGAAGGCGGAGAGTTTCAGGCGCTCACCCTCAATTCCGTAGACAGCCAGTTCCAGCAGCTTTGGCAGCATTCCATCCTCGAAATCTGCCGAGTGTTTCGCGTACCCCCGCACCTCGTATTCGAGCTTGGACGGGCGACATGGGGCAACGCCGCCGAAATGGGCGCGACCTTCCTTCGCTTCACATTGATGCGCTGGATCAAGGCATGGGAGGGCGAAATCCGGCTGAAGCTGATCGCCCCGGAAGACCGCGCCCGGTTCTATGCCGAGTTCCTAGCGGACGACCTGTTGCGGGCCGATCTTGCCGCCCGCGCCGATGCTTACGGCAAGCTGATCGCCGCCCGCGTCCTGAACCCGAACGAAGTCCGGGCGATGGAGAACCGCGCCGCTTATGCGGGCGGGGACACCTTCCTGAACCCGAACACGACGGCGGGAGGTGGCAATGCCTGAAGCGTCCGCACACCGCCAGTTCTTTGGGGACGCGGAACGCAACTTCCGGCTCACCCCCGAACTCATTGTCGAGCTTGAACGCAAGGCCGGCGCGGGCATCGGCGGATTGTCCCGCAGGTTCTTCAACGGCGACTTCCGCCACCAAGAGCTTTTGGAAGTCGTGCGCCTTGGACTGATCGGCGGCGGGGAGCGCCCGGAAATCGCCGCCAGCCTGGTCGCCGCATACGCCGCCCCGGCTCCAGTGATGGAGCTTTACGGCTTGGCCCTGCCGATCATCGAAACAGTCATGTTCGGTTCCGTGCAATCAATTGCAAACGACCTTCCCGGCGAACATCGGGAGGCCGCAGAATGACCCCCGATCTTCTGGAATGCGAAGTCCGGTTCGCGCCGCCCGCCGATGACGGCACGATTGAGGGCTTGGCTGTCCGCTTCGACGTGCTGGACAGCTACCGCACGACCTTCGACCGCCGCGCCTTCGCATGGGATGGCAAGCGCCTGCCGCTGCTTTGGAGCCACGACCGCAATGAGGTTGTCGGCAGCGTCCGCGCCGTCACCATGGAAGCGGACGGGCTGAAGGTGCGCGGCAAACTGAACCTCGACGTTCAGCGGGCGCGGGAAGTGCGCGCCATGCTGATCGAAGGCGACATATCTGGCCTGTCTATCGGCTTCCGCCGCCTGAAGGACGAAGCCCGCGCCGGGGGCATCCGCCACATCACGCGAGCCGAACTTGTCGAAGTGTCCTTCGTCGCGCTGCCATCCGTCCCCGGTTCAGGCGTGACCTCAGTCCGCGTCCATCAAGTCGAAACAGGCCGCGCGAGCGCAGCGGCCTTTGTCGCAGCCTGCCGCAAGGCCTCGCGCTCATTGGAGAAGTTGAAATGACCCGCCATGCCAAAATCGAGACCCGCAGCGCGGAGCCGATTGAAACCCGTGATGACGATCCGCTTGCCGCCGCCGTTCAGGGCGTCGAAGAACTCCGCACCGCTTCGGAACAGTTCCGCACCCAATTGGACACGCGTCTGACAACCGAACTCCGGGGCATCACCGAACGCATCGCGGGCATCGAAACCCGGTTGAACCGTCCCGGCACGGGCGGCACGGAAAGGCGCGATGACCGGGATGCGGAACGCCGCGCCTTCGATCACTATCTTCGCCATCACGGAACCGAACGCTTCCGGGCCGATGAAATCCGTGCGCTGAACACGTCAGACGATGGCGCTTTGGTCCCGGAGCATTTCATCAGGGAAATCGTCCGGGACATCACCGAGTTCAGCCCGATGCGGCAGCTTGCCCGCATTACCAATGCGACCGGTTCAAGCGCCAAGCTGCCCCGCCGCCTCACCAAGCCCACGGCTGGCATCGTCGCTGAAGGGGCCGCAACGACGGGCAGCGAAAGCACCTATGGCGAATGGGACATCCCGATCTTCGAAATCCGGGAGCACACGGACATTTCGAACCAGATGATCGAGGATAGCGGCTTCGACATGGAAGCCGAAATCCGCGCCGACCTTGCCGAAGCCTTCGGCGAGAAAGAGGGCAACCTGTTCTTCACCGGCACGGGCACGGGCGAAACGCTGGGGCTGCTGAACGACCCCGATTTCCAGACCGTGGACGCCGCCGCCATCGACATAGACGGCGATGAACTGATTGACCTGTTCTATGGCGTCAAGACCACTTACAGCCGCCGTGGCGCGTGGGGAATGAACCGGGGCGTCATCAAGGAAGTACGCAAGCTCAAGAATACGAACGGCGATTACCTGTGGTCCGACAGCATCGCCGCCGATCAGCCGCCGACATTCTTGGGCAAGCCCGTGGTGGAGGTTCCCGCCTTGGGCGACGTGGCCGCCAACGCCATCGTTGCCGTGTTTGGCGATTGGGATCGCGGCTTCCGCATCCTTGACCGCATCAACATGTCCGTCCTTCGCGACAATTTTACCCGCGCCGCGAACGGACAGGTGCGGTTCCATGGACGCCGCCGCGTTGGCGGCAAGCTGATCCAGCCGCAAGCCCTGATCGGCTTGAAGATGCCCGCCGCCTAAGCGTCATTGGCGGCGGACGCTCCCGCCGCCTTTCTCCCATTTTGAAAGGCAACTGCAATGACCATCAACACGACCGCGAAGGCCAAGGTCTTCATCGGCAATCCCAACGCCACCATCGCCCTGTTGGCCGAGTTTGAGGCCGAAGACTGGACCGAAATCAAGGAAGTCGAAGACCTTGGCGAGTGGGGAGCCGAAGGCACGGAAGTCACTTTCATTTCCCTTGCCGACAGTCACACCCGCCGCCGCAAAGGCTCGATTGACAGCGGCACCGTCGCCCTGATCGTCGGGCGCGACCCGCTTGACCCCGGCCAGACCAAGGCCCGCGCCGCCGTGGAAGAATGGCTTCCCTATGCGTTCAAGGTGGAGCTGAACGACAAGCCGACGCCAACCGGGGAAAACACGGTCTTCTATTTCCGCGCTCCCGTCATGTCCGCCCGCAATCAGTTCGGCACGGCGGATGACATTACGAAGACGACGTTCAGTCTCGGCATCGACGGGGCCATTCTGGAAATCCCGTCCGCCGTTGTGGTGGCATTCTTGCCAGCGGCGGGCGCGCTGCCCGGCGCGACACAGAACACCGCCTATAACCAGACCATAGCGGCATCCGGTGGACTTGGCACCGTCTCCTATGCGGTGACGGCGGGGGCGCTGCCGGCAGGGCTTACGCTGAACGCCGCGACCGGCGCTATCAGCGGGACGCCAACGGCGGTGGAGAATGCCAACTTCACCATCACCGCGACCTATACGGGCAGCGGCGAGGCCGAAGCCGCATACACGCTTGCCGTGACGGCGTAAGCCATGCGGCTGGCGGATGAAATCACCATCACCATCGCGGGGGAAGCCGTCGTGCTTGTCCCCGCGTTGCGTCATGCCATCCGCCTTGAACGCCGCCCCGGTTCCTTCTCCGGCCTTGCCCGCGAGATCATAGACGGGAGCCTGTCCGCCGCATGCGACATCATAGGCGATCACACGGACATGCCGTTCTTGGAAAGCCGCGTCCTAGACGAGTTGGACAGGCTGAAGGAACCGCTGCTGCAATATGTGATGGCGCTTGCCGGGATAGACCCCGAAGACAGGCCACATGCCGACGCAACGCGGCAGGGGAGGAAGCCAAGGGACATCCCGTTCAAGGAGTATCAGGCGAACCTCTACCGCATAGGCACGGGATGGCTTGGCTGGACGCCTGAAACGGCGCTTGACGCCACCCCAGCCGAAATCTTGGAAGCCTATCGCGGCAGGCTGGACATGCTGAAGGCGATCTTCGGCAGTTCGGAAGAACCCGACGATAAGCCATCCCCGCTTAGCCTGGACGATAAGTTCAAGATCGCGTTCGGTTCCTTCGGTACGACCAAGGTTCACCGGAAGAAAGCGGCATGACATGCCGATACGCGCCCCTTCCATTCGAGCATGCGGATGCGTCCTGTCCAGCGGGGAGCGTTGCCAGCACATGATTGCCGCAGACCGGGAGCGCAAGGCCCGTTTCGATCAGCAGCGACCCAGCGCCCGCCAACGCGGCTATGACAGCAAGTGGGATAAGGAACGTGCGGCCTATCTGAAGGCGCATCCCCGTTGCGTCCGCTGCCCGTCGCCCGCAACCGTCGTGGATCACGTCACCCCGCACAAGGGAGACAGGCGCCTATTCTGGTCCCGGTCCAACTGGCAACCCCTGTGCACCCCCTGTCATTCGAGCGGCAAGCAGCGAGAGGAACGGCGATGACCAAGCGCGTCAGAACCTACACCTTCGCCGGCAAGACCCTGACGCTCCCGCAATGGGCCGATGAAGTCGGAATTAAAGCCGCCACGCTCCGCGACCGCATAGGCGAATGGAAGTGGCCGCTTGAACGGGCGCTAACCGAACCCGTCATGACTGCCGATCAGCGCACAGTCTACAACCACAACCGCCGCATAATCCGCCGCATTACAGCCTTCGTCCGTACCGGGGGGTATGAAGCAACTTTCCACACTCCCTCGGGGACCGGCGCGGGGAGCGTTCCGGGCGATTTGCAATCCGACAGCCGGGGGAATGCGCCATGACAGTCATCACTGTTGCGGACATCAAGGCGCATGCGAACATCACCATTGACGATGACGACGCGCTGATTGGCGACAAGATCGCCGCCGCCGAAGCTTGGATTGCCAAGTTCATCGGCTCACCGCTGGACGACGCTGTCGCCTTCCCGGACGGCACACCCGAACCGCTGAAGGAAGCTGTCCGCCAGCTTGTCGCGCATCTTTATGAGAACCGGGAAGCCACGCTTGTCGGCGTGACCATGAGCGACGTGTCCCCCGGTCTCTTCGACCTCATGGCACCCTATCGGGAATGGTGCTTCTGACATGAGCGTCCAAACCCAAAGGCTCAGCCGCCTGAACGCCATCCCGAAGGCGGTGCGCAAGGCCGTTCAGCCCGCCTTGGTTCAGTCGGGTAATGAGCTGGCCCAGCGCATGAAGGCGCTGGCACCGGAAGACACCGGGGCGCTGAAGGACAGCATCACCGCAACGCGCCCCGGCCAATCGACGCCGCCCTATTCGCAGCCGGGCGGTTCTCGTATCGCGGCGGAAAACAAAGTGCTTGTGACAGCGGGCAACACGGATGTCCGTTACCCGCATCTTGTCGAATACGGAACCGCCCATGCCGCCGCCCAACCGTTCTTCTGGCCCGCATTCCGGCTGTCCCGGAAGAAGATCGCCAACCGGATCAAGCGGGCCGTCAAGAAGGCCGTGCGGGAGGCGTAACAGTGGAACCCTCCCTTGACCTTCAGAAGTCTTTGCGCAACCGGCTTGTGGCTACGTCCGCCGTAACGGCGCTGGTTCCGGCAACGTCGATACTGGACCGCAATGCCCGCCCCGAACTGGACAACGCCATCATCATTGGCGAAGGCCAGACGCTCCCCGATGAAGGTCTTGCCCGCCACCGGCATCAAGCCTTCGCAGACTTGCATATCTGGCGGAAAGAAGTTGGGCTTGCCGGGAGCAAGCAGATAGCGGGCGCAATCAGGGACGCGCTGAATGATGGTCCGTTGACGCTGGACCATTTCCGTATCGCGGACCTACGCATCGCCAGCACCCGCTTTCTACGCGACCCGGACGGCATCCATTCGCACGCCGTCATGTCCCTTGAAGCCCGTCTTGTGGAGCTGGCGTGATGCGGGCGGGCAAACTTGACCGGATCATCACGATTGAGCGGGCCACGACCACCGTGGACGACTACGGCACGCCGGCTGAAGGCTGGGCGATCCTCGCCACCATTCGGGCGCAACTCATTCAGGGGACAGCGGAAGAATTCATACGATCCTTCGGCACAGCGACTGAAAGCGCCGTCATCTTCCGCATCCGCTATCTGGACGGCATCACTCTTGCCGACCGCGTGACCCATGCCGGGCGCACCTTCGACCTGAAGGAAGTGAAGGAACTCGGCAGGCGCGAAGGCTTGGAACTCCGCTGCCTCGCGACGGGGCAATAGGGATGCCCGTCATCATCAAGAAAAAGCCCGTGCAATCAATTGCACTGAACCCGTTCCCGGACGTTGCCGACCCGTTCGGGTATGGGCAACGGGCGGTTGATTTCCTCCGCGACCTGAAACACCCGAAGTCACGGATGCCGGATAAGGCGTTTCAGCTTGACCCGTGGCAGGAAGAAATCGTCCGCCGCATCTATGGCCCGTGCGACGATCAGGGACGCCGTATCATCCGCAATGTCGTGATGCTGCTGCCCCGTGGCAACCGGAAGACCTCGCTCGGCGCGGCGCTTTCTCTCTTGCACACCATCGGGCCGGAACGTGTCCCCGGTGGCGAAACCATCATGGCCGCCGCCGATCAGAAGCAAGCCAAGATCGGCTTCCGCGAATGCGAGGGCATCATAGAGGCCGGGGGGCACATGTGGCGGAAGGGGCAGGCCAGCCGCCGCTTCGACGCCGCCAATCATATCAAGCTTCAGGAGTACAAGAACCGGATCAGCTTCCCGGACGGATGCACCCTTGAAGCCCTGTCCAATGACGCCGGAACCCAGCACGGTAGGACGCCCGTCTTCGCCTTGGTGGACGAACTCCACGCATGGAAGAAGCGTGAGCTTTGGGACGTGATCCGCACTGGATTGGTGAAGGTTCCGGGATCCCTGCTTGTCGTCATCACCACGGCGGGACGCGGGCAAGAGAACATCGCCTTCGACATTATCGACTATGCCCGCAAGGTGGCGCGTGGGGAGATTGACGACCCGTCCACGCTGCCCGTCCTGTTCGAGACGCCACGCGATGCCGACTGGCAGGACGAAGCCGTATGGCAGGCCGTGAACCCCGGCCTGAAGCATGGCTATCCCGATCTTGCCGCGCTTCGCCAGCTTGCCCGTGAAGCATCGCAGCGCCCAGCCGATCGGGAGGCATTCCGGCAACTCCACCTCAATGTGTGGCTGGACCATTCGTCCGACCCATTCCTTGATATGGCTGTCTATGACGAAGGAGCCGAACCCTTCGAACTTGCCGACATGGAAGACGAGCCCTGTTGGCTGGCGGTGGACCTGTCCAGCAATTCGGACCTCACTGTCATTGTCGCTTGCTGGCGTGACGGGGAAGACGGTTATCGGGTTTGGGCATGGTTCTTCTGCCCGCGAGACAATCTCCACCGCCGTGCGGAGCGGGACGGGGTTCCCTATCCGCTATGGGCGGAACAGGGCTTTATTGAACCGACGCCCGGCAATGTGGTGGACTTCCGCGCGGTGGAAGACACGATCCGTGACCTTTGCGACCGCTTCGACGTGCGGGAAATCGCCTTCGATCCGCATCTTGCCCGCAACATGATGAACACGCTTCGGGAGGATGGCTATCCCGCCGTGGAGATGCGGCAAGGCTGGGTGACGATGGCACCGGCCATCAAAGAACTAGAAAGGGCGATTGTCGGCGGACGCTTCCGCCATGGCGGGCATCCGGTTCTTCGCTGGAACTTCGACAACATCGCCGTGGAGACGGATAAAGCCGGGAACAAGGCATTCCACAAGGGCAAAAGCCGCGACCGCATAGACGGGGCCGTTGCCGCCGCCATGGCCGTCGCCCGCGCCTCTACCGGCGAAGACACACGATCAATCTATGACAGTGACGAGCGGGCCGAAGGGCTGCTTGTGTGGTGAGGTGAGCCGTGGCCCGTGAAACAGAACAGCTTGTTGTCAGCCTTGAAGCGCGCATCCGCGATTTCGAGCGCAATTTCCAGAAGGCAGGCAAGACCGCTAACGACAACTTCGACCGTATAGAGAAGCGGGCGAAGCGTTCCGGCGACGTGCTGGAAAGATCGCTTGGCGGGGCCGCGTCCCGCGCAGGGGCCGCGCTGAAGACTTTCGGCACGGGGTTCGCGGGAGGCATCCTTGGCGGGCTGACAGTCGGCGGGCTTCAGCAGATTGCGGGCAGCATCCGCGACGTGGCGAACAGCGTGGCGCTGATCGGCAGCAACGCCAAGATGGCGGGACTGACGAACAAGGCGTTTCAGGAACTCTCCTATGTCGCGGAGCAGTCCCGCATAGGCGTGGACACGCTGGCGGATGGCATGAAGGAACTTCAGCTTCGCGCTGACGAATTCATTGCCACCGGAGGCGGGCCAGCAGCCGAAAGTTTCCAGCGTCTCGGCTTTACCGCCGAAGAACTGAAGACCAAGCTGAAAGACCCGTCCGCCCTGCTTGTCGAGATCATCGGCAGGATGGAACAACTGGACAAGGCGGCGCAAATCCGCGTGTCCGACGAACTGTTCGGCGGCTCCGCTGGCGAACGCTTCGTGGAGCTTCTGGACAAGGGCGCGGCGGGCATCCGCAAGATGATCCAAGAGGCCAACGAGTTCGGCCTTGTCCTGTCCGATGACGTGATTGCCCGCGCCGATGAAATCGACCGCAAGTTCAACCTGATTTCCCGAACGATCAGCACCCGCCTGAAAGGCTCCATCGTGGAGGCGACGGGGGCGCTGCTCGAATGGTTCGATGGCTTCAACGCAATCGAGGCACAGCAGACGCGCACGCTCGGCAATGAACTTGCCGATATAGGCAAGCGCCGCCTCGACATCGAAAACCAAATCCTGAAGCTTCGCGGCGACAAAGACAGCACCATCGGCGGGGCGTTGTTCGGCGGTGCATACGACAAGCAGATAGAGCACCTTGAACGGGAAAGCGCCGAACTCCACGAAACCGAACAGCGCATCTTGAAGGTGCTGGGGGAACGCTCATCGGACGCCGCCGACGCGGCCAAGGAAGCCGCCCCGGAAGTCGGCAAGCTCAATTCGGCCATTCAGGATACCAGCACCGCCACGGGCGGCGCGGCAAGCGGCCTGAACAGCTATGCCGACGCCATCCGCGCCTTGAAAGGGGAAATCCCCGAACTGGCGGAACAACTCGCCACGCTGGACGCCAGGGCGAAGATTGACAGCACCTATCGCGCCGCCCTCCAGAAGGCCCGGACGATAGGCGAAGTTCAGCAAGCCAATGTCCTTCGGGACAAGGCGCTGGGGGCGCTCGCCAGCAAGGATGCACATTCAGCCGCCGACAAGGGCATGCTCGACCTGATCGGCTTTGCCGAAGGGACTGATAAGGGACGCGGCTATAACGAGACGCTTGGCTATGGCGCGTTCTCCGGGGGAGCCAAGAACCTTGTCGGCATGACGCTGGACGAAATCGACGCCCTGCAATCGTCCATGCTTCAGCACCCGGACAACACGTTCAATTCGTCGGCGCTGGGGCGATACCAGATCGTTCAGAAGACCCTTCGCGGGCTTCGCAACGAAATGGGCTTGTCCGGCTCCGAAACCTTCTCTCCCGAATTGCAGGACCGGCTTGCGCAGCAGCTCTTGCGCCGTCGCGGCAATGACGTGGGAGGGCTTCGGAACGAATGGGAAGGGCTTCGCCGCATAGACGACGCCACCATTCGCCGCGCCTATGACGGCAATTCGCTTCAGGCTCCCGCCGTCGATCCGGGCATGCAGGCCAATCAGGACGCCCAACAGCAGCAGGCGGACGCCGCCCGCCAGCAGGCCGAAGAACAAGCCTCAGCCTATTCCCGCATCATCATGGGGGCGAAGGAATACGCCACCGCCCAGCAGCAGGAACGGCAAGCGTTGTCCATGACCGGACAGGCGGCGGCAGCATTCCGTGCCGAACAGGACATGCTCAATCAGGCCATGCAGGCGGGCATTCAGCTATCGCCCCAACAGCGGCAGGAAATCCAATCGCTCGCCCAAGGCATGGCGTCCGCCGAAGCCGCCACGATGCGCTTTGCAGAGACGCAGGAACAGGCGGCGGAACTTTCGCAGATGTTTGGGCAAACCGCCGTGGACGCCCTGCATGGCATCCTCACCGGCTCCATGACGGCGGAAGAGGCCCTTGCCAATCTCGGCTCCCAACTGCTGAAGATGGCGCTTCAGGCGCTCTTGCTGGGGCAAGGGCCGCTTGCCAGCATCGGCGGCGGTGGAGGCGGCGGCGGGCTGTTCGGGGCGCTGCTAGGCGGGCTGTTGGGTTTGGCCGAAGGCGGGCGCGTCCGGGGACGGGGAACGGGCACGTCTGACAGCATCCCGGCCATGCTGTCCGATGGCGAGTATGTGGTGAACGCAAAGGCCACGCGGAAATACCTGCCCGCGCTTGAAGCCATCAACAGTGGCAAGGCTCCCGCC is a window encoding:
- a CDS encoding phage portal protein — protein: MFHFFRDRKTGLAVQSIAQADEVRSLADPAEWLLDLFGATPALSGVAVSPATAMRCTAVRAAVEAISEGIGGLPLHVYEREGDARERAPDHPAYAVLHDQANDWTPASLFREQVTRDALLHGNGFAFVNRQEGQPRELIRLRPEAVTVELDRITSEPLYRLSEGSQQRFLDRRDVLHIAAPSIDGISGASPVTQCREAIALAIVMERHAARLFGRGGRPSGLLKFPQRLGAETAKRIKQSWQAAHAGENSGGTAVLEEGGEFQALTLNSVDSQFQQLWQHSILEICRVFRVPPHLVFELGRATWGNAAEMGATFLRFTLMRWIKAWEGEIRLKLIAPEDRARFYAEFLADDLLRADLAARADAYGKLIAARVLNPNEVRAMENRAAYAGGDTFLNPNTTAGGGNA
- a CDS encoding gene transfer agent family protein, whose product is MPEASAHRQFFGDAERNFRLTPELIVELERKAGAGIGGLSRRFFNGDFRHQELLEVVRLGLIGGGERPEIAASLVAAYAAPAPVMELYGLALPIIETVMFGSVQSIANDLPGEHREAAE
- a CDS encoding HK97 family phage prohead protease; amino-acid sequence: MTPDLLECEVRFAPPADDGTIEGLAVRFDVLDSYRTTFDRRAFAWDGKRLPLLWSHDRNEVVGSVRAVTMEADGLKVRGKLNLDVQRAREVRAMLIEGDISGLSIGFRRLKDEARAGGIRHITRAELVEVSFVALPSVPGSGVTSVRVHQVETGRASAAAFVAACRKASRSLEKLK
- a CDS encoding phage major capsid protein, whose amino-acid sequence is MTRHAKIETRSAEPIETRDDDPLAAAVQGVEELRTASEQFRTQLDTRLTTELRGITERIAGIETRLNRPGTGGTERRDDRDAERRAFDHYLRHHGTERFRADEIRALNTSDDGALVPEHFIREIVRDITEFSPMRQLARITNATGSSAKLPRRLTKPTAGIVAEGAATTGSESTYGEWDIPIFEIREHTDISNQMIEDSGFDMEAEIRADLAEAFGEKEGNLFFTGTGTGETLGLLNDPDFQTVDAAAIDIDGDELIDLFYGVKTTYSRRGAWGMNRGVIKEVRKLKNTNGDYLWSDSIAADQPPTFLGKPVVEVPALGDVAANAIVAVFGDWDRGFRILDRINMSVLRDNFTRAANGQVRFHGRRRVGGKLIQPQALIGLKMPAA
- a CDS encoding Ig domain-containing protein, whose translation is MTINTTAKAKVFIGNPNATIALLAEFEAEDWTEIKEVEDLGEWGAEGTEVTFISLADSHTRRRKGSIDSGTVALIVGRDPLDPGQTKARAAVEEWLPYAFKVELNDKPTPTGENTVFYFRAPVMSARNQFGTADDITKTTFSLGIDGAILEIPSAVVVAFLPAAGALPGATQNTAYNQTIAASGGLGTVSYAVTAGALPAGLTLNAATGAISGTPTAVENANFTITATYTGSGEAEAAYTLAVTA
- a CDS encoding HNH endonuclease signature motif containing protein — protein: MIAADRERKARFDQQRPSARQRGYDSKWDKERAAYLKAHPRCVRCPSPATVVDHVTPHKGDRRLFWSRSNWQPLCTPCHSSGKQREERR
- a CDS encoding head-tail connector protein, coding for MTVITVADIKAHANITIDDDDALIGDKIAAAEAWIAKFIGSPLDDAVAFPDGTPEPLKEAVRQLVAHLYENREATLVGVTMSDVSPGLFDLMAPYREWCF
- a CDS encoding HK97-gp10 family putative phage morphogenesis protein — protein: MSVQTQRLSRLNAIPKAVRKAVQPALVQSGNELAQRMKALAPEDTGALKDSITATRPGQSTPPYSQPGGSRIAAENKVLVTAGNTDVRYPHLVEYGTAHAAAQPFFWPAFRLSRKKIANRIKRAVKKAVREA
- a CDS encoding DUF3168 domain-containing protein, coding for MEPSLDLQKSLRNRLVATSAVTALVPATSILDRNARPELDNAIIIGEGQTLPDEGLARHRHQAFADLHIWRKEVGLAGSKQIAGAIRDALNDGPLTLDHFRIADLRIASTRFLRDPDGIHSHAVMSLEARLVELA
- a CDS encoding phage head closure protein — its product is MRAGKLDRIITIERATTTVDDYGTPAEGWAILATIRAQLIQGTAEEFIRSFGTATESAVIFRIRYLDGITLADRVTHAGRTFDLKEVKELGRREGLELRCLATGQ
- a CDS encoding terminase TerL endonuclease subunit, coding for MPVIIKKKPVQSIALNPFPDVADPFGYGQRAVDFLRDLKHPKSRMPDKAFQLDPWQEEIVRRIYGPCDDQGRRIIRNVVMLLPRGNRKTSLGAALSLLHTIGPERVPGGETIMAAADQKQAKIGFRECEGIIEAGGHMWRKGQASRRFDAANHIKLQEYKNRISFPDGCTLEALSNDAGTQHGRTPVFALVDELHAWKKRELWDVIRTGLVKVPGSLLVVITTAGRGQENIAFDIIDYARKVARGEIDDPSTLPVLFETPRDADWQDEAVWQAVNPGLKHGYPDLAALRQLAREASQRPADREAFRQLHLNVWLDHSSDPFLDMAVYDEGAEPFELADMEDEPCWLAVDLSSNSDLTVIVACWRDGEDGYRVWAWFFCPRDNLHRRAERDGVPYPLWAEQGFIEPTPGNVVDFRAVEDTIRDLCDRFDVREIAFDPHLARNMMNTLREDGYPAVEMRQGWVTMAPAIKELERAIVGGRFRHGGHPVLRWNFDNIAVETDKAGNKAFHKGKSRDRIDGAVAAAMAVARASTGEDTRSIYDSDERAEGLLVW
- a CDS encoding phage tail tape measure protein, with product MARETEQLVVSLEARIRDFERNFQKAGKTANDNFDRIEKRAKRSGDVLERSLGGAASRAGAALKTFGTGFAGGILGGLTVGGLQQIAGSIRDVANSVALIGSNAKMAGLTNKAFQELSYVAEQSRIGVDTLADGMKELQLRADEFIATGGGPAAESFQRLGFTAEELKTKLKDPSALLVEIIGRMEQLDKAAQIRVSDELFGGSAGERFVELLDKGAAGIRKMIQEANEFGLVLSDDVIARADEIDRKFNLISRTISTRLKGSIVEATGALLEWFDGFNAIEAQQTRTLGNELADIGKRRLDIENQILKLRGDKDSTIGGALFGGAYDKQIEHLERESAELHETEQRILKVLGERSSDAADAAKEAAPEVGKLNSAIQDTSTATGGAASGLNSYADAIRALKGEIPELAEQLATLDARAKIDSTYRAALQKARTIGEVQQANVLRDKALGALASKDAHSAADKGMLDLIGFAEGTDKGRGYNETLGYGAFSGGAKNLVGMTLDEIDALQSSMLQHPDNTFNSSALGRYQIVQKTLRGLRNEMGLSGSETFSPELQDRLAQQLLRRRGNDVGGLRNEWEGLRRIDDATIRRAYDGNSLQAPAVDPGMQANQDAQQQQADAARQQAEEQASAYSRIIMGAKEYATAQQQERQALSMTGQAAAAFRAEQDMLNQAMQAGIQLSPQQRQEIQSLAQGMASAEAATMRFAETQEQAAELSQMFGQTAVDALHGILTGSMTAEEALANLGSQLLKMALQALLLGQGPLASIGGGGGGGGLFGALLGGLLGLAEGGRVRGRGTGTSDSIPAMLSDGEYVVNAKATRKYLPALEAINSGKAPAFATGGIVGRNSFANTYAPNLSINVAGSGNARQDAHLAHQIADHVDRALKANQPKDGFRRSQGQVLGEAARMLQRAGARQG